From the genome of Blautia hydrogenotrophica DSM 10507:
GACACTTGATGAAGTCGGCAGTTGGAAACGGACAGAAATGCAACTGCGTGATGATAAGGCTCATGCTTTTGCCATGACATTCAAGGACAGACCGCTGGAACTGGGAGAACTGGCTTTCGGGCTATTGGCAAACAACCTACGCTTTGTCGTACCAAACAGAAACGAAAGTAATAAGAGCAGGTGGAAAACTTGTCGGTTTTGGGAACGCTTTTTAGGGGCTGTGGAAGTCTTAAAACTGCAAGTACCAAAACAGCAAAATTCCCTTGAAGAAACACAGCAATGGCTCACAGAGGGTGGCGTGATTTCCGCTGTCAAAAGTTTTTACTTCTTGGAAGAACATGACGCATTGGGTGGACTGGAAAAAGTGGGAACTATGCTTGATAAGGCAAGATACAGTAATTCCCTTTCCAGTAAACTAACCGCACATTTACAGATGATAAACCGCACCGACCTTATCCCTTATATCCAATATGACACGAAACATGGGAAAGGGGGTATCTGATGAATAACAACGATATTCCCGTATGGGAAAAATACACCCTTACCATTGAAGAAGCGTCAAAATATTTCCGTATCGGAGAAAACAAGTTAAGACGATTGGCAGAGGAAAACAAGGACGCTGGCTGGCTCATTATGAATGGCAACCGCATACAGATTAAACGCCGACAGTTTGAACAGGTTATTGATAAATTGAACGCAATCTAATGCAAATGAGCCTTGTATGTGTTATGATGAACACAAGTCATATCAAGGCTCTTTCCAACAAGGAAAGGAGCAGACACCATGAAAGAAAAAAGACGGGATAGCAAAGGACGTATCCTGCATACTGGAGAGAGCCAACGAACAGACGGAAAATACTTATATAAATATGTGGACGCATTTGGAAACACAAAATATGTGTATGCTTGGAGATTGACACCCACAGACCCGACACCAAAGGGAAAACGGGAAAAACCCTCACTTCGTGAACTGGAACAGCAGATAAGACGGGATATTGAGGACGGTATCGATAGCACAGGCAAGAAAATGACGCTTTGCCAACTCTACGCCAAACAGAACGCACAAAGGGCAAACGTGAAGAAAAGCACACAGAAACAACGGGAACAACTCATGCGGTTATTGAAAGAGGACAAGTTAGGTGCTAGGAGTATTGATACGATAAAACCCTCTGACGCTAAAGAATGGGCGTTACGCATGAAAG
Proteins encoded in this window:
- a CDS encoding excisionase — its product is MNNNDIPVWEKYTLTIEEASKYFRIGENKLRRLAEENKDAGWLIMNGNRIQIKRRQFEQVIDKLNAI